A part of Capsicum annuum cultivar UCD-10X-F1 chromosome 6, UCD10Xv1.1, whole genome shotgun sequence genomic DNA contains:
- the LOC107875984 gene encoding phosphatidylinositol transfer protein 3: MEGKAEVVTMKPNGDELLCKKRMKQEAAAATEKEEIQMRCDDTITEQEMNKIELMRALVEKQDPSIKEVDDYALRRFLRARDLDIQKSAAMFLKYLKWRQSFVPKGSISVCEVPNEIAQNKMFMQGVDKKGCPIAVVFGGRHIQNKIGGLEEFKRFVVFGLDKLCARTSPGREKFTVIGDLQSFGYSNSDVRAYLASLSIVQDCYPERLGKVLLVNVPSLFCTLWKIICPFIDNNTKKKIIFVDNKRLTATLLQDIDESQLPETYGGKMQLVPIQDA, translated from the exons ATGGAGGGGAAAGCAGAGGTAGTAACAATGAAGCCAAATGGTGATGAACTTCTTTGCAAAAAAAGAATGAAGCAGGAAGCAGCAGCAGCaacagaaaaagaagaaattcaaatgcGATGCGACGACACAATTACAGAACAAGAGATGAACAAAATTGAACTAATGAGAGCTCTTGTTGAAAAGCAAGATCCTTCTATCAAG GAAGTAGATGATTATGCCTTGAGAAGGTTTCTTCGAGCTCGCGATCTGGACATACAGAAATCTGCAGCAATGTTCTTGAAATACCTTAAATGGAGGCAAAGCTTTGTACCAAAAGGATCCATTTCAGTGTGTGAGGTACCAAACGAGATAGCGCAGAACAAGATGTTCATGCAAGGTGTAGACAAAAAGGGATGTCCTATTGCTGTCGTTTTTGGTGGCAGgcatattcaaaacaaaataggAGGTCTTGAAGAGTTCAAAC GTTTTGTAGTCTTCGGTCTGGACAAACTGTGTGCAAG GACATCGCCAGGAAGAGAGAAGTTCACCGTAATCGGAGATCTCCAAAGTTTTGGCTACTCAAACAGTGATGTCCGTGCTTATCTTGCGTCCTTATCCATCGTACAG GATTGCTATCCAGAAAGACTTGGCAAAGTACTTCTTGTCAATGTTCCTTCCTTATTTTGCACATTATGGAAGATAATATGTCCTTTCATAGACAACAACACCAAGAAAAAG ATCATATTTGTGGACAACAAACGACTGACAGCAACCTTACTTCAAGATATTGATGAAAGCCAGCTTCCCGAGACTTACGGAGGCAAAATGCAATTAGTTCCTATACAGGACGCCTAG